One segment of Pempheris klunzingeri isolate RE-2024b chromosome 20, fPemKlu1.hap1, whole genome shotgun sequence DNA contains the following:
- the LOC139219999 gene encoding protein Tob1-like: protein MQLEIQVALNFIISYLYNKLPRRRVNIFGEELERQLKKKYEGHWYPDKPYKGSGFRCIHVGEKVDPVVEQAAKESGLDIEDVRNNLPQDLSVWIDPFEVSYQIGEKGPVKVLYVDDNNENGSELDKEIKNSFNPEAQVFMPISDPVGASSESSSPSPPFGQSAAVSPSFMPRSTQPLTFTTATFAATKFGSTKMKSSGRGNNASSGSSSKVARTSPTNNLGLNVNTLLKQKAISTSMHSLYGLGQQQQQQQQQQQQQQQQQKASALSPNAKEFVFPNLQGQASPGAVFPGEGSLGLGPLQYNNAFDMFAAYGSLNDKSLMDGLNFSLSNMQYSNQQFQPVMAN from the coding sequence ATGCAGCTTGAAATTCAAGTAGCACTCAACTTTATTATTTCCTATTTGTACAACAAACTCCCTCGACGACGTGTGAATATCTTCGGCGAAGAGCTCGAGAGGCAGCTGAAGAAAAAGTATGAAGGCCACTGGTATCCGGATAAGCCATACAAAGGTTCGGGGTTCAGGTGCATCCACGTAGGAGAGAAGGTGGACCCTGTGGTGGAGCAGGCAGCCAAAGAGAGTGGGCTGGACATCGAAGACGTCCGGAATAACCTCCCTCAGGACCTTAGTGTGTGGATCGACCCGTTTGAGGTTTCCTACCAGATTGGAGAGAAGGGACCGGTCAAGGTGCTATATGTGGATGATAACAATGAGAACGGGTCAGAGCTGGACAAGGAGATCAAGAACAGCTTTAATCCTGAGGCCCAGGTCTTCATGCCAATCAGCGACCCTGTCGGGGCTTCCTCAGAGTCCagctccccctcccctcctttcgGGCAGTCCGCTGCCGTGAGCCCCTCCTTCATGCCACGCTCCACCCAGCCCTTAACGTTCACCACTGCCACCTTCGCCGCCACCAAATTCGGCTCTACTAAGATGAAGAGCAGCGGCCGCGGCAACAACGCCAGCAGCGGCAGTAGCAGCAAGGTGGCCCGCACGTCCCCTACCAATAACCTGGGTCTGAATGTCAACACCCTGCTGAAGCAGAAAGCCATCTCCACCTCCATGCACTCACTGTACGGGCtgggccagcagcagcagcagcagcaacagcaacagcagcaacagcagcagcagcagaaggccTCTGCTCTCTCCCCTAACGCCAAGGAGTTTGTGTTCCCCAACCTCCAGGGCCAGGCCAGCCCGGGAGCCGTGTTCCCCGGGGAGGGCTCCTTGGGTCTCGGCCCCCTGCAGTACAACAATGCCTTTGACATGTTTGCGGCCTACGGAAGCCTCAACGACAAGTCCCTTATGGATGGCCTCAACTTCAGTCTGAGCAACATGCAGTATTCTAACCAGCAATTCCAGCCAGTCATGGCTAACTAA